The DNA region TACCTGTGTATCTTCTATAGATGGGCTGTAAGGAGATGCTAGTAGAAACTTCTCTTCTTGAGCATCAGAGCAccagagaggttaagaagagATCCACTACTCAATCCTGACCCTCTTTCAATGACTTACATGAACTCTTCCTTCAGTCACAGAATATAGTACTGTAGACCTTTGTATAATCTTCCTGCATGGATACCAAAGAAGAACATTTAGGAGAAaccattttcatttattctgtcAAAATATCCTAGATATTCTAATACTCCACCCAAATTATGTCTTCTCCAGTTACTtatatgcagaaacagcacaaatattttaaaaatgaaaccctATTTCCAAACCATTATGCCACCCTGATTCTTTTCTCTCACAGAGTTCAGTATTAGAATCCAGCTGCTCAAGGTAACTTTAGTTCTGTCTCAATCCTCTTACACCCACAGAACGACAGGGTGGCCACTCAGCTGGTTGTGAGCATGCGTATACAAGGAGACAGACGTCTCAGCAGCTTGCGACGCTGCTGTGCCCTCACCCACTATGATGCTCACAAGATGAGCCATGATGCATTTGCTACCATTAGGAACTGTAACACTTCAGGAACCCAGACTGAATGGTGAGTTTCCTTCTAGCTCATCTTCATTTGAGACTCATAccctgtctttatttaaaattagtATATAAGCTTTCCAGTTAGGGTAGGTTCTTTGTAGCATGGCCTGTTACAGAGAGGGGTGGTCATGCATTAAGGGAGAGAACCCAGGAGAAATACCGGAAACATGGTTCAGCCTCTTTGTCTACATTGGGTGCCGTCCAGTGCCCAGGGGTAGGTTTCAGAGGCAGACTGAACCAACACTACCCTTTCTGATACTAAGTTGTTATAGTAAGGGGATCGACCAGGTGTACTTGGGAATGCAGAACTCCTAAGTTTCAGAGAACTTCTCTCTCAACtgtctattatattttaaaatcatcctCCTTAATAATAAATTTCACTTCAGCTggccattaaaaataatcagcTCTATATGGGAGTGTGTTCATTTACTGTTCAGATAGTAATGATTTTTAGTATTGGAATCCTATCATTATTTAACATAGCCTCTTAAGTTGTAAAAGTATTCCAAATTCACAAGGTAAATATATTAATGTGAGAAAGATAAACTGGTTGTTTAATATAGATCTACattagagattaaaaaagaaaagtttagttAGCCATCTTAAGTTATTGCTTATCTGAATATATTACTTTCTAAAGTTAGAGTCTTTGTAATACTTAGAAGACTTACTTACTTGAAGAATACTTACTTACTTGGTATACTTGTTATTTACAAAGACTAACAAGAATTAGTAAAGAATGAAGATTATTTATTTTCAACTATTGAGTGATTTTACTGAACCAAATGATAATTGTGATACTGTGTTCACATTAAACCTTATAAACTGGCAGATTATAACAAATTTCACCAagagtataaaatattatattggcAGGGAAGCATAATAGTATCTGATAAGACTGTCCCAAAGCATGAAAGGGAATAGTGAGATACTGTCATAATAATCTTAAAATAGCATTTACCCTTTATCTCATCGAGGGACTAAATCTGTATATAAAAGCACATTTTTATCTTCTGAAATTCAGATTATGTGAAAATGTATTTGTGAAATGAGACATAAAGAGGAACTTTATGAcaaatttcttgaaatatttctgaGACTAGGCTAGGTAATCAAAAGCAGTTGTGAAATTTCATTCTCTAGATAAATTCCAGAGTTGAAAATGAGAGTTCAGGTTCTGTTTAAAAACTGcatagagcattttttttttcgtCTTTCCAgtctatttaaaaacttttttgtagCTTTAGATAGTGTCTTGCCTCAACTGTGAATTTCAGCAGCTGTGCAGTAGTATCATGCAAATAGTAAACCCACTTGTCAGGGGAGCCAACTTACACATCCTACTTGCTGGGTGTTCACCAAAGGTTCTCAGGGTGTGGTCCTAGACCGCCGcattagcatcacctgagaactttTTAGAATGGCAGATTCTCCACCCATCCCAGGTCTGCTGAATCTGTATTAACCCAATATACCCCAAAGTTTGAGATAGTGATAATTTCCTTCTGTGGCAGAACCAGAGTCCCAGTCATTTAGAAACTTAATCTGTGACCTGCTGCTAATCTATTCTTTTACTTTCTATACAGGTTCCCTCCCCTTATAATGCTTTTCCTCTGTGCTACCAAATTCTGTTCCTCTACCCCTTCACCTGGCCCAGACATCACCACCTTCTTGAGCAGTGACCCAAGTTCTCTGCCAAAAGTGCCAGTCACCAGTTCAGAAGCCAAGACCCAGGGAAGTGGCCCAGCGGTGACAACCCCTAAGAAAGCAACCACTTCTCTGGAATCATTCTTCCAGAAAGCCGCAGAAAAGCAGAAAGTCAAAGAAGCTTCACTTTCTTCCCCTACTGCCACTACACAGGCCCCCATGAGCCCACCATCCAAGCCCTCATTAGCTTTTCAAAGCAGTCATACTATAGGAACCGAGCCCTTCTTTAAGCAGAAAAGTCTGCTTCTAAAGCAGAAGCAGCTCACTGATCCTTCAGTTTTCTTCCCTCCACAGAAGCCCAGTCCTAAAGAGttaccaaactattttccaacaGAGAATCCAGATTGTGCCCCTGACTGTGAAAAGATGTTGAAGCTAGGATCCCCCAAAACAACTCCCACAGAGATGGATTTGGCCCAGAACAGCCTCAACAaccttgcttctttaacttcCACATCTGCTCTGGAGGTGGCTCAAAAGGCAACTATGACCTCCAGTCTTCTGGCTGCTGAGGACCAAGTGCCCTGCGAGAAGTGTGGCTCTCTGGTACCTGTGTGGGACATGCCAGAACACTCGGACTATCATTTTGCATTGGAGTTACAGAACTCCTTTTTGCAGCCCCACTCCTCAAACCTGCAGGTTGTTCCTCCCAGTTCTCCTCAAAGCAAAAGAAATCCCAAGAGCCCTCTGGCTTCAAATAATAAACGGCCCAGGCCTGAGGGCATGCAGACACTGGAATCATTTTTTAAGCCATTAACACACTAGTGCTGCCCTCAGGCTTGCTGCAGGGTGGTAATATTTTATCTGTAACCTGGGAGGTGGGAATAAGTTCACTTCTCAAGGAGACTTGTAACTTCatgaaatttttaataagaaaaataatccagATCTTGAGTTAAGGCTCCCATCTCTTACAGGCATGGATTCAAATCCTACTCCTGAAAGGATGTAAAAACTCATCTTTCAGATAACTTTTTTTAATCGTTAGTCTTTAGGGAAGCAGTGTCAGTTTAGAATGCCTGGCCTTGGAGATTCCAAACCTGGCTTTGCCTCTTGGAAAATGTCCTCAAGAAAGTCACCTTGTCCAGGACCTTGTTACTGGCAACACAAGGGAACATGTTAAACATAATCTCAGCCTTATCCCTACCCCTGCTGAATCTGTGTTAATGAACTTGAGAAATGAATTTGATCTAGAAAATAATAACTGTCCTCTGGGCAATGTCATTTCCTTAGACCCTAAGTACACATTTAAAAGGGAAGTGCTTGGGCCTTCAGGGTCACTGCCCTGTTCAGCTCTTTCCTACTGAAGtgtgaatatttatttagctTGGGGTTTTAAATGAATTATTGTAGCTTTTTGCACTTGTCTGTTTATATCACTGTATACTTACTCTGCTTATGTGTGTGGCTATCGGCTGTGGCTTTTCTGATGTGGGACATGTTGATTACGCAGAGAAGCCAACTGAAGGTGAACTGAGTGATGGGGGCATAAGGCACATGTACTCAAACCAGTACTTTCAGACTTATTTTAGCTTATTTATAAGTTGGGGACCTATAGTTTGAAGGGGGAACATTTGAAAACCACTGTGTCTAGCAAATTAGTTCTTCCTCCAAAAATACTTTCCACTTTTGTGTTAAGTATCTAATAAAAGAAAGTACTTACCGTGTACATGGCTCTTCCTTACTAGATCTGTAGATTTCTTAAAGGCAAGACTTCttcacagagacttccctggtggtccagtggctaagactcccgtgctcccaatgcagggggcgcagggttcaatccctggtcagggaactagatcccacatgctgcaactaaagatcccatatgctgcaatgaagacccagtgcaaccaaataaatatttacaatgggaaaaaaaaaagaattcttcacAGTGCTTTGCACACAATAGGTCCTTGATATTCACTGGATGAATATAGAGTGAAAATTTTAGGGTTAGGGAAACTAACACTAAAAATGTACAGACTACGTATACACTTTTTCATCCTTCTCAGTGCTGTATCAATGCAGAGTGCCTCACTAGTTTGTGGAGATGTCTCAGTTATCATTTTCTAAAGCTTCCTTTCTTAATCTAGGGAGAAGTTTGAGAAGAAATCTCCTCTGGGTGCTGTACAAATTAAGTTGAACAAATTGTTAACACTTCAGTAGACAGGAAGAAGTCATACAGAAAAGCACTGTGGTAGAAACTTTGGTTCCAATGGCCTTCTAGAGGCCAGGAGCTgtcctggggggaggggagagggagcacTAGTGAAGAACCAACAAGGCCGCACCGGAAGCACACCTTGGTTTCTTGGGGatgccagccctgccctggcaTATTGGCGAGGAGCCCATGGAGGGGACAGCAGACAGATGTGCAAGGGCCAGTGTTGGGCAAGAGCTGTAGTACTTCATGCTGACTGCAGCCTTGCCTCACAGCAGTTTATGAGCAGCTGTACAGAAGGAAGTAAAGGGTTCTTAGTTCCCAACACCAGTAGGAAGTTCTTCAACCACAGGCTTCTTAGTAGCCAGTTAAACCAGCGATATTTAAAAAGCAGCCAAGGGActgtgcttcccctgcagggggtgcagatttgatccctggtgtcAGGGAACAGATGCTTCATGCTGTGCGGTGTGACCAAaaagggcagctaagcctgaatGGTAGGGAGGCTCACTTTAATGCTCTGAAGGAAGAGTACCCCTGGGACCATAGGCcacatttattattaaatttctttTGCAAGATCAGTACTGCAGATGTAGTCCCTGTTTTTTGCATTGGACTTTAACCTTGAGCCATATTTCTCCACCTATAGAATGTGGTAGTCAGGTACTCTGAACACAAACAGTAAGAAGACAGGTTTCAGTGGGTAGCCTTCAGCTCCAAAAAGTCAGTTTAGACTATATTATGAACCTCACTTCACTTTGCATTGTTAGGAAAAGAGTGAGGATCAGATTGCTGTGTCTTAAGTTCTACCCATCACTACATAGCTGGCATGCTTATCTCCCTCTGACAGGGCAGTCATCAGCCTCCTCATGTAACCTTGTGACCATGAGCAAGTGGCCAACTCCTCAAGTACAGGGTGGGTACCTGTCTTAGCTGGAAAGGTGACAGTTTCACTTTCTGTTCTGCTCAAAGAACTATGCAAACCAAGCCAGAATACTTGAGTCACAGCACTGGAACACTGACCGCAAGTGTTGGGGAGGAAAGGACGCAGGGTGAACAAGGGGCCAGATGGGTTCTTTCCGCCCATCAGGACTTAGcaccataagggatttgcttttctctgatccTTGAGAGGAATTCAGCTCTGGAAGGTGAGCCTGGGGTTTAAACATAAGCACGGTGtattcaataaaacatttttattctgtacaatatatatatgtgtatttaaatatatatgtgtatatatatatatatatatatatatgcagagaaACCTCAACCAAATCCCTGAGCCCATGGGAACCCAGGACACTAACAGGGAAAGGAGGGAATCCATGCCCTAAAGAGTAGGAAATATGGCAacatccttcccttccctccaggtTCCCTGCAACAGAGGGAAAGGGATGCTCACTGCAAACTACTAAAACAAGAGAGGACTCACATGGGGCCAGAAGGGAGGCGAGGGTGTGGGACAGGGAGCTGTGGTCGGGGAAAGTAAAACATCCTGGTTGATCCAGCGTTAAAATCAACAGATCACTGCGGAGGCGGGGACAAGACTTATTGACATGCAGCTGACCTTCGGTTGGCCAAGTCTTAGCTTGGCGGCCCCACACCTGGGCCAGCACAACAAATAGCACCTGTGGGGCCTTTGAGAGGAGAAACTGGGGACGTGGCCCTTGAGTGAagaagggaagggggagaaaGCTGAGGAGCTGGCCTTGTGTCTTGGCACAGGGTGGGAGCTCTGCCTTCACTGTCCCTGTGCCTTTTCTTCAGACCCTGGGCCACCGGATGGCCCGGAGCAGAGGTCTTTTGTCCACAGTCAAGTAGAGGTGGGCAACTTACATGGCCTTGAGAAGAGGTATAGAAAAAGCTTTCGAGGACCACCCCGAGCAGTTGTGACAATTCCTGACGTGCAGGGACCACTCCGGTGGATCATGCCCAGTCCCGACAGTGGGGCCGCTGGGGCGGTGGTCAGCTCCCTCCGGTAGACAGGCCGCAGGGTTGCCAGGCTTGACGAGCCAACCAGGTGAACACGAGGCTGCTGAGCACTGCCCTGAATTCTGTCTTCTCCCTCACGACTGACTGCCCCTCCCTGGTCATACCTAGATTGGCATGTCTCCAGAAAATGTGGCAGGGAGCGGGCAGTGGAGAGCGCCCCCACTCTCTACCCTACTAACACACAGAGCCGCCAACGTGGGGGGCAGCGTGGCCGGAAGTCACCTTTTGTATTGTAGGGACAGCAGAAGAGCTGTGCCCGCTTGGAGTTCAGAAGCCCATGTTGGCCTGGGCCTCTCCTGCTGCAATGGCTTGCACATCGGTGACATGGCCGATGCCCTTGGTGACACCCTCCCGGAACAGCAGCTTGGCGCCCACCTTCAGGTACTCTGGGTGTTTCAGGAAGCGGAAAcgtaccactgccttctcccctgTCCGCAGCTTGTCCTGCAGCAGATACACGGTCACTGGCCCTGGACCATGCCTCTTGTCTCTACTAGTCTTGGCCCTCCACCCTCGAGGGCTGAGCAGGCATCTACCCACCCTGAGTGGGGCTTTGTCCCCTTGGAGGGATAAGGGAGGTCTCTGAGTCTGAGAACAGGCTTCCCTCCTCTCTGGACGCAGAATTCTGACTGTTCCCTGGGAAAATGGGGGCATGGCAGGGTCCCCTCACCTTTGCATGGATCTTCTCCACCACTGCTGTCTGGCGTACGTTGCCCACGTGAACTGTCACCTGGAAGCCTCGCCGGAAGGTGGTGGCATGGAACAGCAGCACTATCTCTGCCTCAAACACTGAGCAGATGGTGGGATTCATCTCTGGGCTCACCATCACCATGCCCTGGGGAGGCAGAGCCCTCGCACTCAGGAAGGGCAGACCTCACGTTAGTGTCCCCTCCATGGCTGCCCTCACACCCTTTACAGCTTCCTCTTCCTCTAGGACTTCAAACCCAAAGACCTCAGAAGACTGAAAACCCTTCTCTTTAAGGAGCCCTCCCTTACCGACCTGTGTTCTCTAACCCATCTACTGCTTGGTATTTTCAGAGTCCTGGACACTAGGGTTGTGACACAATGATTCACATTTAGTGATCTGTGCTTTGTGAGTATCCTAAGCCTTCTCCATACCCAGACAGCATATGTCCATACCCGGACAGCCTTCTTGGGTTAGAGACCATATTCCCTGAGTTCCCCTGAAGCACCTCTGATGCTTCTCCTTCAAGCAGCCAGCCTCCCAGACCCTTTTGTGTTTTCTCTCCAATCCACCCTTCCACCTCACCTTGCGAAGGAGAGCTCTGTCAAAGTCCCCGAGGGCCAGCGTAGCGGCCTGACCAGCTCGCAGCACACGACAGGCAGAGCGGTTGCGTTGGATGCTGCAAACTCTGAGCTCCAGGAAGCAGCCATCATCTGTGGGGCCTACCACCAGCTGGTCCCCCTCACGGCAAATCCCACTGCAGCCCAGAGGGCAGAAGGCACAACGTCAGCCTAAGCCCCCCACCTACTTCTCTACTAGGTCATTCCCTTCTGAGTCCCTCAGGTCGGGGAGAGAGACCCCAGATTGTGACTCAAAGCTAAGGAGATGACTGCCTTGCCCCAGTCCAGACTGAAGGCTCACACTAGCAGAGCCTGGCAGACAGGGACCTGCTGGCTTAACACTGACCACCTGATTCCTGAAAATGCAATCATGCCCTTGGGCAGAGTCTCAGGGGTCCTCATTTCCCTGGTGGCAATGAAGTCAGCTGAATGTACTCTACATGTCTTCGTGGGGTCAAGACCCAGACTTCCCCCTGCAGAGGCCTGAAGGGTCCTAAGAAGTGGTAAGTTTCTTCCCTTATAAGCCAATTGATGAGCTTTCTCCAGCTCCTCTGATGGTGAAAACCTCATCTACAAACAAGCACATCTGTTCACTGCCAGCATGGCCTGTGAGCTATGATGTTTTCAGGTCCTTGGGTGTATGAGGGCTGAGTAGGGTAGATAACAAGCCAGAAAGGCAATTCACCTGGAAAGTGTCCCTCCAACAACTGTGCCCACCTCTGGTACCGTGTAGATTTCATCCACCTGAAGCCAAAGAAGATTCTATCAAGGGCTGGCAGCTCCAAAACCTCAAAACAGACTCTGGGCTCGGGATTAGTCCCTCCTAGTTCCCTGGCTGCCTGCCTGTCCAGATGGCCAATTACCTGGAACTCTGTCAGCTGCTGCATGAGCTCTTCCTGCTCTTTGCTATTGGTGAGTGGAGGCAAAATGTTCAGAAAGACTTTGAGCAGGTCCAGGCTCTCTCCAGACACGCTGGACAGTGTGAAGATAGGGGTGATGCTGTAGAGGAAGGCAGGGAATAGGCAGATGAGGGAAGTTCCAATAGGAGGCAGTGGCTGGAGCCCCTACATGGAAAGGCAAGCCTCTCTCAGAGTGGACAAGGGCTGCCCTCTCCTATCTGGTAACCACCCCAGGACCTTGGGGCCTCTCTCTATGAGCTTGGCACGTGAGACCCATCCCAGAGCCCAGGGAGATGGCAAACGTCTGGCACAGCACTTTGCCTCCAGGCTTCCAGGGGTCAGGAAAGCTGGTTGGGGGAAAGATCGAGCCTTCAGCAAAGACTCCCTCCCACAACCCCAACCTGAAAAAGCACAGAACTGAGCCACAACTGGTCTGGtctgagggaaggggaggggtacCCCATGCTCCGGGGCCCTGCGGCAGCCTTCCCTGAGGACTCTGGAGTGGGAAAGCCTTACTTGGGGGACTGGGCAAACTGCTGTGCAGCAGTGACGGCATCGTCCTCGGAGGTGACCAGCATGGGAACCTTGTGGCAGCCAGGCTGCTTGAGGACCCGCTCTAGCTGGCGTACTGTCCTCTCCACGGTAGTCTTGGCACACAGGTCCACCTTGCTGACCACGATGAAGAAGGGCACTTTCAGGGCCAGTGCCAGCCCCAGGTGTTCCCGTGTGGTGCCAGCTGCTCAGAGAAGACAGGCGGGAGAGTCAGGAtgagggaagggggagagagcaagagGAGAGGTGGTCTGGCTCCCAGATGTGTAGGGTCCCGGGGGAGAAGAGTGAGCCCCGCCCCTGCACCGACGCCTCTTACCGATCCCAGTGTTTGCACTGACGAGGAGCAGGGCGCAGTCGGGGCAGTAGGAGGTGAGGCCGAAGATGGTGGTGTGCAGGTACTTGTGGTGGCCTGCCAGGTCGATGAAGGTGATCATCTTGGAGCTGCTCTCACAGATCTCTTCTGCCGTCCTTGAGTCACTGTAATTCACCACCTGGCCCAGAGCCCCGGGCTCTCAGTGCCCCCGGCCAGCCTCCCCAACCCTACAGGAGCTGCCAGGACCTAAACCAGTCCCTGGGTAACTCTGCTTCTTAACCCTGAGCCCCACTGAGGATTTAGTTCAGTTGATTCCCTGTTTGTTTTCTAAGGAGGTCACAGCGGGTTCAGTGCCCTCAGGGCCTTCATCTACACTACTCCACAGTCTCCACACTCTGCCCTCACACTCTGTCCTTTACCACTACCATCCCATCCTCAGAGTCTGGTCCCACTGGGTCCCGTTGATTGCATGCACCTCTCCCTTGCTGTTAAAGCCCAGGATCTCGAAGCTGATGCTGGAGGTTCGGCCGGACTGAATTTCATGCAGGTGGCGGAAAAGGTTGAGCCGGGCCCGGCCCCGCCCATTGTCCAgctctccctgggtcaggactcCAAGCAGAGTTGACTTCCCTGAGTCCACATTCCCCAGGACGGCCACACGGAGGTCCAGGAACTGCAGATGAATTGTCAGGTTAGGTTCCAACCCCTCAACTCTGTCCACTGAAAGGTCAAAAGcagcaccagggacttccctggcggtgcagtggataagaatctgcctgccaatgcaggagacatgggtttgatccctggtccagaaagactgCATGTGCagtggagcaacgaagcccaggagccacaactactgtagcctgtgcacctagagccggtgctctgcaacaagagaagccaccagaatgaggagcccatgcaccacaatgaagagtagcccccgctcaccaactagagaaagccggtgcacaccaacaaagacccagtccAACCAGAAATAAAAGGCACAGGCAGTCTCTGG from Ovis canadensis isolate MfBH-ARS-UI-01 breed Bighorn chromosome 20, ARS-UI_OviCan_v2, whole genome shotgun sequence includes:
- the POLH gene encoding DNA polymerase eta isoform X2, with amino-acid sequence MKLVHLGLLETCGQMMLRSYVQIFYWHKFVSSMEKLTSPKERRKQGLLQWLDSLQTESTSSPDLQLTMGAVIVEEMRAAIERQTGFQCSAGISHNKVLAKLACGLNKPNRQTLVSHGSVPQLFNQVPINRVRNLGGKLGASVIEILGVEYMGELTQFSESQLQSHFGERNGSWLYAMCRGIEHDPVKPRPITKTIGCSKNFPGKTALSTRFQVQWWLLQLAQELEERLTKDRNANDRVATQLVVSMRIQGDRRLSSLRRCCALTHYDAHKMSHDAFATIRNCNTSGTQTEWFPPLIMLFLCATKFCSSTPSPGPDITTFLSSDPSSLPKVPVTSSEAKTQGSGPAVTTPKKATTSLESFFQKAAEKQKVKEASLSSPTATTQAPMSPPSKPSLAFQSSHTIGTEPFFKQKSLLLKQKQLTDPSVFFPPQKPSPKELPNYFPTENPDCAPDCEKMLKLGSPKTTPTEMDLAQNSLNNLASLTSTSALEVAQKATMTSSLLAAEDQVPCEKCGSLVPVWDMPEHSDYHFALELQNSFLQPHSSNLQVVPPSSPQSKRNPKSPLASNNKRPRPEGMQTLESFFKPLTH
- the GTPBP2 gene encoding GTP-binding protein 2 isoform X2, whose protein sequence is MAFDRHLPKQAEDGNIEYKLKLVNPSQYRFEHLVTQMKWRLQEGRGEAVYQIGVEDNGLLVGLAEEEMRASLKTLHRMAEKVGADITVLREREVDYDSDTPRKITEVLVRKVPDNQQFLDLRVAVLGNVDSGKSTLLGVLTQGELDNGRGRARLNLFRHLHEIQSGRTSSISFEILGFNSKGEVVNYSDSRTAEEICESSSKMITFIDLAGHHKYLHTTIFGLTSYCPDCALLLVSANTGIAGTTREHLGLALALKVPFFIVVSKVDLCAKTTVERTVRQLERVLKQPGCHKVPMLVTSEDDAVTAAQQFAQSPNITPIFTLSSVSGESLDLLKVFLNILPPLTNSKEQEELMQQLTEFQVDEIYTVPEVGTVVGGTLSSGICREGDQLVVGPTDDGCFLELRVCSIQRNRSACRVLRAGQAATLALGDFDRALLRKGMVMVSPEMNPTICSVFEAEIVLLFHATTFRRGFQVTVHVGNVRQTAVVEKIHAKDKLRTGEKAVVRFRFLKHPEYLKVGAKLLFREGVTKGIGHVTDVQAIAAGEAQANMGF
- the GTPBP2 gene encoding GTP-binding protein 2 isoform X1; this encodes MDSSRSEPLQGSPEAEDGNIEYKLKLVNPSQYRFEHLVTQMKWRLQEGRGEAVYQIGVEDNGLLVGLAEEEMRASLKTLHRMAEKVGADITVLREREVDYDSDTPRKITEVLVRKVPDNQQFLDLRVAVLGNVDSGKSTLLGVLTQGELDNGRGRARLNLFRHLHEIQSGRTSSISFEILGFNSKGEVVNYSDSRTAEEICESSSKMITFIDLAGHHKYLHTTIFGLTSYCPDCALLLVSANTGIAGTTREHLGLALALKVPFFIVVSKVDLCAKTTVERTVRQLERVLKQPGCHKVPMLVTSEDDAVTAAQQFAQSPNITPIFTLSSVSGESLDLLKVFLNILPPLTNSKEQEELMQQLTEFQVDEIYTVPEVGTVVGGTLSSGICREGDQLVVGPTDDGCFLELRVCSIQRNRSACRVLRAGQAATLALGDFDRALLRKGMVMVSPEMNPTICSVFEAEIVLLFHATTFRRGFQVTVHVGNVRQTAVVEKIHAKDKLRTGEKAVVRFRFLKHPEYLKVGAKLLFREGVTKGIGHVTDVQAIAAGEAQANMGF
- the GTPBP2 gene encoding GTP-binding protein 2 isoform X3 → MDSRVSELFGGCCRPGGGPAVGGTLKARGAGGSSSCGGPKGKKKNGRNRGSKANNPPYLPPEAEDGNIEYKLKLVNPSQYRFEHLVTQMKWRLQEGRGEAVYQIGVEDNGLLVGLAEEEMRASLKTLHRMAEKVGADITVLREREVDYDSDTPRKITEVLVRKVPDNQQFLDLRVAVLGNVDSGKSTLLGVLTQGELDNGRGRARLNLFRHLHEIQSGRTSSISFEILGFNSKGEVVNYSDSRTAEEICESSSKMITFIDLAGHHKYLHTTIFGLTSYCPDCALLLVSANTGIAGTTREHLGLALALKVPFFIVVSKVDLCAKTTVERTVRQLERVLKQPGCHKVPMLVTSEDDAVTAAQQFAQSPNITPIFTLSSVSGESLDLLKVFLNILPPLTNSKEQEELMQQLTEFQVDEIYTVPEVGTVVGGTLSSGICREGDQLVVGPTDDGCFLELRVCSIQRNRSACRVLRAGQAATLALGDFDRALLRKGMVMVSPEMNPTICSVFEAEIVLLFHATTFRRGFQVTVHVGNVRQTAVVEKIHAKDKLRTGEKAVVRFRFLKHPEYLKVGAKLLFREGVTKGIGHVTDVQAIAAGEAQANMGF